The DNA region CCGGGATTAATTTCCCGGTCTTTTTTTGTTTGTCGATAAATGTCGAGAATTTAAGGAGGATTTATTGGCTTTATGTAGTATAGTATATATAAGACTGTTTTTACATAAACACAAGGGGGTAAATATATTATGAAAGAAGTCAATATTAATAACAACGAGCAAATTAATGATATGGACAAGCTTATAAAGGAAGACGTTATTAATATTTATACTAATTCTGTAAGTTTGGCAGTTGGCTATTATGATTTTCAGTTTCTTTTTAGAGAACAATACCCTAGCTTCAATGAAGAAGGTACTGATTCTGCCAACTATGTTAGGCTTGTGATGAGTCCACAACATG from Tepidimicrobium xylanilyticum includes:
- a CDS encoding DUF3467 domain-containing protein → MKEVNINNNEQINDMDKLIKEDVINIYTNSVSLAVGYYDFQFLFREQYPSFNEEGTDSANYVRLVMSPQHAKVFNMILEKNIKQYEENFGEINVSDNFLKSLNLLEE